One stretch of Rosistilla oblonga DNA includes these proteins:
- a CDS encoding O-antigen ligase family protein yields the protein MATVAYSRVDERPVATSGSSRLVTSFVASLVFAVVFLNAADFRGDTGEEFSVHWQIYLRLLICAVCGGTGILLVSKSYRAFLTFPGFLITLLIAWIGVTLPFSVDRTYSLAAYVSLGAVAMLIPAAMQILGGYRYLMIVAAGLMTFIVGSWIAYLVFPEIGIFKEQITQTEVLERMGGLGHPNELGLYSAFTTVLFAVLGYGRRLSYLIVVPAMLLSLVTLVVCFSRTSMGITLVGLLVVYRKELFTQQTVIATLLLAILAIPPIFVVAGTGGFDWLVGDALEKLSKSGTADELTTATGRTDIWAYAIQRIGEQPLHGYGYMTARFVMEKYSYHCHNIVLNMCLNTGVIGGMTLLSMVLYFVYAIYHDPRYEVDGLVAVILAGGLIDGLLFAAVPSAAVLIWFSALLWRQLDMKFDPPQPETL from the coding sequence ATGGCAACTGTTGCATACTCTCGGGTTGATGAACGCCCTGTCGCGACGAGCGGTTCCAGCCGGCTGGTCACATCGTTTGTGGCGTCGCTGGTCTTTGCTGTTGTGTTCCTCAACGCCGCCGATTTTCGCGGCGATACCGGGGAGGAGTTCAGTGTTCACTGGCAGATCTATCTCCGCTTGCTGATCTGTGCAGTTTGTGGCGGTACGGGGATCTTGCTGGTCTCCAAATCCTACCGAGCCTTTTTGACCTTCCCCGGTTTTCTGATCACGCTGTTGATCGCTTGGATCGGTGTGACGCTGCCGTTTTCGGTCGACCGTACCTATTCGCTGGCGGCCTACGTTTCGCTCGGGGCGGTCGCGATGTTGATTCCTGCCGCGATGCAGATCCTGGGTGGCTATCGCTATTTGATGATCGTCGCCGCCGGTTTGATGACCTTCATTGTCGGTTCGTGGATCGCGTATCTTGTCTTTCCCGAAATCGGAATCTTCAAAGAGCAGATCACACAAACCGAAGTCCTCGAGCGGATGGGCGGGCTCGGTCACCCCAACGAACTGGGACTGTACAGTGCGTTTACAACGGTTCTGTTTGCAGTGCTCGGGTATGGTCGACGGCTGAGCTACCTCATCGTGGTTCCTGCGATGCTGTTGAGCTTGGTGACGCTAGTTGTCTGTTTCAGCCGCACATCGATGGGGATCACGCTTGTCGGGCTGCTGGTTGTCTATCGCAAGGAACTGTTCACGCAGCAGACGGTGATTGCAACGCTGCTGTTGGCGATCCTCGCGATCCCGCCGATCTTTGTCGTTGCAGGAACCGGCGGATTTGATTGGCTGGTCGGCGACGCTTTAGAGAAGTTGTCCAAATCGGGGACCGCCGATGAACTGACAACCGCAACCGGGCGAACCGATATTTGGGCGTATGCAATTCAGCGGATCGGCGAACAGCCGCTGCACGGTTACGGCTATATGACCGCCCGGTTCGTGATGGAAAAGTACAGCTACCATTGTCACAACATCGTGCTCAACATGTGCTTGAACACGGGAGTGATCGGAGGCATGACGCTGTTGTCGATGGTCCTCTACTTCGTCTATGCGATCTATCACGATCCGCGTTACGAAGTCGACGGCTTGGTGGCTGTTATCTTGGCGGGCGGCTTGATCGACGGATTGTTGTTCGCCGCAGTTCCGTCGGCTGCGGTCTTGATCTGGTTTTCGGCACTGCTGTGGCGGCAACTCGATATGAAGTTTGATCCGCCACAGCCCGAGACCTTGTGA
- a CDS encoding peroxiredoxin, whose protein sequence is MKKVYVLGAMLLASLLLMSGTARAEVKVGDDVPEFKLVGSDGKTYTSEQFKGKQAIVIAWFPKAFTGGCTKECKSMREAGETLKQFEVAYFTASCDDVKKNMDFAASLDLDYPILSDPDKSFAKALGCLSPRGVSSRWTYYIGKDGKILHIDKSVKTASHGADIAAQMEKLGIAKKN, encoded by the coding sequence CGCTGCTGCTGATGTCCGGCACGGCGCGAGCTGAAGTCAAAGTTGGCGACGACGTCCCCGAATTCAAACTGGTCGGCAGCGACGGCAAGACTTACACCAGCGAGCAGTTTAAAGGGAAGCAGGCGATTGTGATCGCGTGGTTCCCCAAAGCCTTCACCGGTGGCTGCACCAAGGAGTGCAAGTCGATGCGAGAAGCTGGCGAAACCTTGAAGCAATTCGAAGTCGCCTACTTCACCGCCAGCTGTGACGACGTCAAGAAGAACATGGACTTTGCCGCCAGCTTGGACCTGGATTATCCAATCTTAAGCGATCCTGACAAATCGTTTGCCAAGGCGTTGGGCTGCTTGAGCCCGCGAGGCGTTTCGAGTCGTTGGACCTACTACATCGGCAAAGATGGAAAGATTCTACACATTGACAAGAGTGTCAAAACAGCTTCGCATGGCGCCGACATCGCGGCCCAAATGGAAAAGCTAGGGATTGCGAAAAAGAACTGA